A genome region from Methanofollis sp. UBA420 includes the following:
- a CDS encoding 2Fe-2S iron-sulfur cluster-binding protein — translation MVEVTIDGQKIEVEKGTTALEAAKALGIEIPTLCYHPGLSADGNCRLCQVEVIDRGRKSLAISCMYPIRGPVEILTDTPEVRKARNFVIRLLLARSPRSPIMQKLAKEYGVELPDERFVQNGEVDLCIRCGRCVRACAELGNECIDFVSRGWEKEVKPPFGEPSKTCIGCGACAEVCPTGAVLVTEKEGTRTIWGRTFDLVACEICGARFATKEQIVAAKPEVESVDARLLCPACRRRVEAQAIAGTAGAHGDGR, via the coding sequence ATGGTTGAAGTGACGATCGACGGGCAGAAAATCGAGGTTGAGAAGGGGACGACCGCCCTTGAAGCGGCGAAGGCCCTCGGGATCGAGATCCCGACTCTCTGCTACCATCCGGGCCTGTCGGCTGACGGTAACTGCCGCCTCTGCCAGGTCGAGGTTATTGACAGGGGGAGGAAGAGCCTTGCCATTTCGTGCATGTACCCGATCAGAGGGCCGGTCGAAATTCTCACCGACACCCCCGAGGTCAGGAAAGCGAGGAACTTCGTCATCCGCCTCCTCCTTGCCCGTTCACCCCGGTCTCCGATCATGCAGAAACTTGCGAAGGAGTACGGCGTCGAACTTCCTGACGAGCGTTTCGTGCAGAACGGAGAGGTCGACCTCTGCATCAGGTGCGGCCGCTGCGTCCGCGCCTGTGCCGAACTCGGTAACGAGTGCATCGACTTCGTCTCCCGCGGCTGGGAGAAAGAGGTAAAGCCACCTTTCGGAGAACCTTCGAAGACCTGTATTGGCTGTGGTGCCTGTGCTGAGGTCTGCCCGACGGGTGCGGTCCTGGTGACAGAGAAGGAGGGCACACGCACGATCTGGGGGCGGACCTTCGATCTCGTCGCCTGCGAGATCTGCGGGGCGCGTTTTGCAACGAAGGAGCAGATTGTGGCGGCAAAACCAGAGGTGGAGTCGGTGGATGCAAGACTTCTCTGCCCCGCGTGTCGGCGCCGTGTTGAGGCACAGGCAATTGCCGGCACGGCGGGAGCGCATGGGGATGGCCGGTGA
- a CDS encoding 4Fe-4S dicluster domain-containing protein, translating into METNENLLLITPERCISCGTCELACSFGHEGEFRPSSSRISVLRFEAGVTVPMTCLQCDKPACVAACKTAALQKDTKTGLVGVNAAKCIGCRMCVMACPFGNITYSATAKQPLKCDQCGGTPMCAEFCPAKAIEYLPADTATVQRKKAFSAKIAAGISEVKV; encoded by the coding sequence ATGGAAACAAATGAGAACCTGCTCCTGATCACCCCGGAGAGGTGCATCAGTTGCGGGACCTGTGAACTGGCCTGTTCTTTTGGGCATGAAGGGGAGTTCCGCCCTTCATCCTCCCGAATATCCGTCCTCAGGTTTGAGGCCGGCGTGACCGTCCCCATGACCTGCCTGCAGTGCGACAAACCTGCCTGTGTCGCCGCCTGCAAGACTGCCGCCCTCCAGAAGGACACGAAGACCGGGCTCGTCGGCGTTAATGCTGCGAAGTGCATCGGCTGCCGGATGTGCGTGATGGCCTGTCCCTTCGGTAACATCACGTACAGCGCCACGGCCAAGCAGCCGCTGAAGTGCGACCAGTGTGGCGGCACGCCGATGTGCGCCGAGTTCTGCCCGGCAAAGGCGATCGAGTACCTGCCTGCCGACACGGCGACGGTCCAGAGGAAGAAGGCCTTCTCGGCGAAGATCGCCGCGGGCATCTCGGAGGTGAAGGTGTAA
- a CDS encoding aldehyde ferredoxin oxidoreductase family protein: protein MYGWTGRVLRVNLAEGTITKEDLKKDAAENYIGGRGLGEKYFMDEVDPKVDALSPANKLIFATGPLTGTMGISTGRYDVVAKGPLNDTLASSNSGGYFGPQIKYAGYDLIIFEGKAEKPVYLWINNDHVELRDASHLWGKTVYETDDAVKAETDPDAEVACIGPAGEKLVLYSCIMNDKHRAAGRTGIGAVMGSKNLKAIAVRGTGGIKVADKEGFLAAVRAARKKINDNPVTSAGLPTYGSNILVNIINESGALPTRNWREAYDPNADRISGETLTKNHLLHNKGCSACVIGCGRVARARGKYKEIGEGPEYESAWCFGSDCGITDMDAVLKANFLCNELGMDTITMGSTIACAMELVDIGALDPAKTGYDLKFGNADAMVELTRATAYREGFGDELAAGSFRLATKYGHPELSMTVKKQEMPAYDPRAIQGIGLEYATSNRGGCHVRGYTISPEILGLPMKMDPSVIEGKPEILKIFQDLTGALSASGTCLFASFAIGADEIAAELKAATGIDYTTEKVMQIGERIWNMERMFIIKNGYSEKDDTLPPRLLNDPIPTGPAKGQVSRLPEMLPKYYDIRGWDKHGVPKKEKLTELGLSHLAS from the coding sequence ATGTACGGCTGGACTGGAAGAGTGCTCAGGGTCAACCTGGCCGAGGGCACCATCACAAAGGAGGACCTGAAGAAGGACGCCGCCGAGAACTACATCGGTGGCCGGGGCCTTGGCGAGAAGTACTTCATGGACGAAGTCGACCCCAAGGTGGACGCCCTCTCGCCCGCGAACAAACTGATCTTTGCGACCGGACCCCTGACCGGCACGATGGGCATCTCGACAGGGCGCTACGATGTCGTCGCCAAGGGCCCGCTGAACGACACCCTCGCCTCCTCGAACTCGGGCGGCTACTTTGGCCCGCAGATCAAATATGCCGGATACGACCTGATCATCTTCGAGGGCAAGGCCGAAAAACCGGTCTATCTCTGGATCAACAACGACCACGTCGAACTCCGCGACGCCTCGCACCTCTGGGGGAAGACTGTCTACGAGACTGACGACGCCGTGAAGGCCGAAACCGACCCCGACGCGGAGGTCGCCTGTATCGGCCCGGCAGGCGAGAAACTCGTCCTCTACTCCTGTATCATGAACGACAAGCACCGTGCGGCCGGGCGGACCGGCATCGGTGCGGTGATGGGCTCGAAGAACCTGAAGGCGATCGCCGTCCGCGGCACAGGCGGGATCAAGGTCGCCGACAAAGAAGGCTTCCTTGCGGCGGTGCGTGCCGCACGGAAGAAGATCAACGACAACCCGGTCACATCCGCGGGCCTGCCGACCTACGGTTCGAACATCCTGGTCAATATCATCAACGAGTCCGGGGCGCTCCCGACCCGGAACTGGCGCGAGGCCTATGATCCCAATGCCGACAGGATCTCCGGCGAGACCCTCACCAAGAACCATCTCCTCCACAACAAGGGTTGTTCGGCCTGTGTCATCGGGTGCGGACGTGTTGCCAGAGCCCGGGGCAAATACAAGGAGATTGGTGAAGGACCTGAATACGAATCAGCCTGGTGTTTCGGATCCGACTGTGGCATCACCGACATGGACGCCGTGCTGAAGGCGAACTTCCTCTGCAATGAACTCGGCATGGACACCATTACGATGGGCTCGACGATCGCCTGTGCGATGGAACTCGTCGACATCGGTGCCCTGGACCCGGCAAAGACCGGCTACGATCTCAAATTTGGCAATGCCGATGCGATGGTCGAGCTGACCCGCGCTACCGCCTATCGTGAGGGCTTCGGCGACGAACTCGCCGCGGGCTCATTCAGGCTGGCCACGAAGTACGGCCACCCCGAACTCTCGATGACCGTCAAGAAGCAGGAGATGCCGGCCTACGACCCGCGTGCGATTCAGGGCATCGGCCTGGAATACGCCACCTCGAACCGCGGCGGCTGCCATGTGCGGGGCTACACCATATCGCCCGAGATCCTCGGCCTCCCGATGAAGATGGACCCCTCTGTCATCGAAGGGAAGCCCGAGATCCTCAAGATCTTTCAGGACCTCACCGGTGCGCTCTCCGCCTCAGGCACCTGTCTCTTTGCCTCCTTTGCGATCGGCGCCGACGAGATCGCCGCAGAACTGAAGGCGGCGACAGGCATCGACTACACCACAGAGAAGGTGATGCAGATCGGGGAGAGGATCTGGAATATGGAGAGGATGTTCATCATTAAAAACGGCTATTCGGAGAAGGACGACACCCTGCCGCCGAGGCTCCTCAACGACCCGATCCCGACCGGGCCGGCCAAGGGGCAGGTCAGCAGGCTTCCCGAGATGCTCCCGAAGTACTATGATATCCGCGGCTGGGACAAGCACGGCGTGCCGAAAAAGGAGAAACTCACCGAACTGGGGCTGAGCCACCTGGCCTCCTGA
- a CDS encoding MFS transporter — protein MLLALLCTAAMVVMAGEAVLIAAFPVIEAEFGVSSVFTAWILPAMMIVGAMTIPAIGVLGDRYGKKRLLIICLSIYAIGVICGGFAQDMLSLLCCRALQGAGLAVGPIACALIAEQVPERLVPSAIGLVAATDGAGTFAGVLAGAYIVEQYSWQTCYHGMVPVAVLLVLAAAIIVRPSPVRGGRGVDLAGTALFSLAILGGMIALSLWDPSGLPGPMVAALFALALGALILFLHREGQADDPVFNAGFFLKSPVRTVCINDMVVMLLFFLLLQSMPYIIESPAGLGLTAFSVGLIMVPGTVADMISGAFAGKIVQKKGFQFAFAIGALEIAIGCGALIVFPLSVPVLVLVWIAIYAGMSVLLTVDNIVVVAAAPRDKLTTASALIHTLQSVGGTLGPLITGIALASHSGAPAGTAFATIFAISGVIAVLVLVQAAIVQGTVVESRGTERSIREKPALFSCSGRD, from the coding sequence ATGCTCCTCGCCCTCCTCTGTACCGCCGCCATGGTGGTCATGGCGGGCGAAGCAGTGCTTATCGCCGCATTTCCGGTTATTGAAGCTGAATTCGGCGTATCTTCTGTCTTCACCGCCTGGATACTCCCGGCCATGATGATCGTCGGGGCGATGACAATCCCTGCCATCGGCGTCCTCGGCGACAGGTACGGAAAAAAGCGCCTCCTTATCATATGCCTCTCGATCTATGCCATAGGGGTAATCTGTGGCGGCTTTGCACAGGACATGCTCTCTCTTCTCTGTTGCAGGGCCCTTCAGGGTGCCGGACTCGCAGTCGGCCCCATCGCCTGTGCTCTCATCGCCGAACAGGTTCCCGAACGCCTGGTCCCGTCCGCGATCGGGCTTGTCGCTGCGACAGACGGCGCCGGGACTTTTGCCGGTGTGCTCGCCGGCGCCTATATCGTCGAGCAGTACAGCTGGCAGACCTGCTACCACGGGATGGTACCGGTGGCCGTGCTCCTCGTCCTCGCGGCCGCGATTATTGTCAGACCTTCTCCTGTGAGAGGGGGGCGCGGCGTTGACCTTGCAGGCACGGCCCTCTTCTCTCTTGCCATCCTCGGCGGGATGATCGCCCTCTCCCTCTGGGATCCCTCCGGACTCCCGGGACCGATGGTGGCGGCACTCTTCGCCCTTGCTCTCGGCGCCCTCATCCTCTTCCTGCACAGGGAGGGGCAGGCCGACGACCCCGTCTTCAATGCCGGGTTCTTCCTCAAATCACCTGTCAGGACTGTCTGCATCAACGACATGGTCGTGATGCTCCTCTTCTTCCTCCTTCTCCAGTCGATGCCCTACATCATCGAGAGTCCGGCAGGACTCGGCCTCACCGCCTTCTCGGTCGGTCTCATCATGGTCCCGGGGACAGTGGCCGACATGATCTCCGGTGCGTTTGCAGGCAAAATCGTGCAGAAGAAGGGTTTTCAGTTCGCGTTCGCCATCGGCGCCCTGGAGATCGCTATCGGGTGCGGCGCACTCATTGTCTTCCCCCTCTCGGTGCCCGTCCTGGTCCTGGTGTGGATTGCCATCTATGCAGGGATGTCGGTCCTCCTGACTGTCGACAATATCGTCGTCGTCGCCGCCGCTCCGCGGGATAAGTTGACGACGGCATCTGCCCTCATCCACACCCTCCAGAGCGTCGGCGGCACCCTTGGCCCCCTGATCACCGGCATCGCCCTTGCCAGCCATAGTGGTGCGCCTGCAGGGACGGCTTTCGCCACAATATTTGCCATAAGCGGAGTTATTGCGGTGCTTGTCCTCGTCCAGGCAGCCATTGTCCAGGGAACGGTCGTGGAATCACGGGGTACTGAGAGAAGTATCCGGGAAAAGCCGGCACTCTTCTCCTGTTCAGGCAGGGATTGA
- a CDS encoding tRNA(Ile)(2)-agmatinylcytidine synthase yields MFIGIDDTDSPAGMCTTYLGARLIRVLDQAGMRVFETRLVRLNPNAPFKTRGNAAVCIEVEGDRDEAFAIAAALIEELADFSCTNTNPGLVVAERRPDPAFYWKAAQDFCTIEEARAILDREGALYRGWKNGRGLIGATAAVASVLPDRTWELLAYRRAASWGTPRDVERASVFAAEAATWPHTWDSVDRTQDVVVCVPHTPDPVLFGIRGESPEWVTRARALIKAEETEIEQVWVTNQGTDAHLVDGRIGSLLEGRSYRVPGRVVERPVTGEGGHVMLVLEEGDRRLTCMAFEPTKGFRDIVRALVPGDTLLVCGSYKNGTLNLEKIHIDALAEDTMVRSPVCPVCGTRMTSAGKEKGYKCRTCGARSKEPEISTRPRAIQTGWFEVPPTARRHLSRPLARGDVQA; encoded by the coding sequence ATGTTCATAGGGATTGACGACACCGACTCGCCTGCAGGCATGTGCACCACCTACCTGGGGGCGCGGCTGATCAGGGTTCTCGATCAGGCCGGAATGAGGGTCTTCGAGACAAGGCTGGTCAGGCTCAACCCGAACGCACCCTTCAAAACGCGGGGGAACGCGGCGGTCTGCATTGAGGTCGAAGGCGACAGGGACGAGGCATTCGCCATCGCGGCGGCTCTTATCGAGGAGCTTGCGGATTTCTCCTGCACAAACACCAACCCCGGCCTTGTGGTGGCAGAGCGCCGACCCGACCCGGCTTTTTACTGGAAGGCGGCGCAGGACTTCTGCACTATCGAGGAGGCGCGGGCCATCCTCGACAGGGAAGGAGCGCTGTACCGCGGCTGGAAAAACGGGCGGGGCCTCATCGGGGCGACCGCGGCGGTCGCAAGTGTCCTTCCCGACAGGACATGGGAACTCCTGGCGTACCGGCGCGCGGCGTCCTGGGGGACGCCGCGTGACGTTGAGAGGGCGTCGGTCTTTGCTGCCGAGGCAGCGACCTGGCCACACACCTGGGACTCGGTGGACCGGACACAGGATGTCGTCGTCTGCGTTCCCCACACTCCTGACCCGGTCCTCTTCGGTATCCGCGGCGAGAGCCCGGAATGGGTGACGCGGGCGCGGGCCCTGATCAAGGCGGAAGAGACCGAAATCGAGCAGGTGTGGGTGACGAACCAGGGCACGGACGCCCACCTGGTCGACGGAAGGATCGGGTCCCTGCTGGAGGGGAGGTCGTACCGCGTCCCCGGGAGAGTTGTGGAAAGGCCGGTGACCGGCGAAGGCGGGCATGTCATGCTCGTCCTGGAGGAGGGGGACCGGCGTCTCACCTGCATGGCCTTTGAACCGACGAAGGGGTTCAGGGATATCGTGCGGGCACTTGTGCCCGGTGACACTCTCCTCGTCTGCGGGAGTTACAAGAACGGGACCCTCAACCTCGAAAAAATTCACATCGACGCCCTTGCAGAGGACACGATGGTCAGGTCACCGGTCTGCCCGGTCTGCGGCACGCGGATGACATCTGCCGGGAAAGAAAAGGGATATAAGTGCCGGACCTGCGGGGCGAGATCAAAGGAACCGGAGATCTCCACGAGACCGCGGGCCATACAGACAGGCTGGTTCGAAGTGCCGCCGACGGCGCGGAGGCACCTCTCCAGACCGCTCGCGCGGGGGGACGTGCAGGCATAG
- a CDS encoding transcriptional regulator — MSQERLLDMVISVMLTAGYEVSERCSLRPRSFDLIAGKRGVLLVIKVVSHIDSVSEEISCDLDAIARHLGASPLIIGERARDADLERGTVYVRYGIYAISPATLYDFLVEAVPPLIYAQPGGLYVNINGDMLKGLRERSQLSLGDLARHLGVSRRTISKYEDGMSTTLDVAIQLEELFDEAVVEAIDLLSYIPAPPEARDPATASVPADFERMGIEIHQMRRAPFQALAVIQEERILTCFGTAQKTVKRAALIGNISQVAGAYAMCVISDYTKKKRIGRTLVIGEEQLRTLEDGSDLIEMIHQ; from the coding sequence ATGTCACAGGAACGTCTCCTCGATATGGTCATCAGCGTCATGCTGACGGCAGGCTATGAGGTCTCCGAGCGGTGCAGCCTCCGCCCTCGCTCTTTCGATCTCATTGCAGGAAAAAGGGGCGTCCTTCTTGTCATCAAAGTCGTCTCCCACATCGATTCCGTGTCAGAAGAGATCTCCTGTGATCTCGACGCCATCGCCCGGCACCTCGGCGCCTCTCCCCTCATTATCGGCGAAAGGGCACGGGACGCCGACCTTGAACGCGGCACTGTCTATGTGCGCTATGGCATCTACGCGATCAGCCCGGCGACCCTGTACGACTTCCTGGTCGAGGCCGTGCCCCCCCTGATCTATGCCCAGCCTGGCGGGCTGTACGTGAACATCAACGGGGACATGCTCAAGGGACTCAGGGAGAGGAGCCAGCTCTCCCTCGGCGACCTCGCCCGCCACCTCGGCGTCTCCCGCCGGACGATCAGCAAGTACGAGGATGGTATGTCCACGACCCTGGACGTCGCGATCCAGCTTGAGGAACTCTTCGACGAGGCCGTGGTCGAGGCGATCGATCTTCTCTCCTATATCCCTGCTCCACCGGAGGCCCGGGACCCGGCAACCGCATCGGTTCCTGCTGATTTCGAGCGGATGGGCATCGAGATCCACCAGATGCGCCGCGCCCCTTTCCAGGCGCTCGCCGTCATCCAGGAAGAGCGGATCCTGACCTGTTTCGGCACGGCGCAGAAGACGGTCAAGCGCGCTGCCCTCATCGGGAACATATCCCAGGTCGCCGGAGCCTATGCGATGTGCGTCATTTCAGACTATACGAAGAAAAAGAGGATCGGTAGAACCCTTGTTATCGGAGAAGAGCAACTGCGCACTCTTGAAGACGGTTCTGACCTCATCGAGATGATCCATCAGTAA
- the thsA gene encoding thermosome subunit alpha: protein MSQQMGGQPILILKEGSSRTRGRDAQSINIAAAKAVAGAVRTTLGPKGMDKMLVDTIGDVVITNDGVTILKEMDIEHPAAKMMVEVAKTQDDEVGDGTTTAVVVAGELLKRAEDLLEQDVHPTVIAHGYRMAAEKAIEIVRELAIDVKPGDSEILMKIAGTAMTGKGAEAAKDKLCDLVVRAVTMVADEDGTIDTDYVKIEKKVGGSIEDSAIVEGMLIDKERVHPAMPKKVEDAKILLLNAAVEFKKTEVDAEINITSPDQLQMFLDEEERMIRNIVDKIVASGANVLFCQKGIDDIAQHYLAKAGVFAARRVKKSDMEKLSRATGANLVSSVDAITPEELGFAGIVEERKVSGEDMTFVEKCKNPKAVSIIIKGGTEHVVDELDRAMEDALRVVEVALRDKKFVAGGGSPEVELSLRLREYAATVGGRAQLAIESFANALEIIPRTLAENAGLDPIDTLVELRAAHEKGQKTAGLDVYSGKAGDMLEKGVVEPLRVKTQALNSAAEAAIMILRIDDVIASSKSAGPSPEEMAAMGGGMGGMGGMPPM, encoded by the coding sequence ATGTCGCAGCAGATGGGAGGACAACCAATCCTTATTCTTAAAGAGGGAAGTTCCCGCACCCGCGGGAGGGACGCGCAGAGCATCAACATCGCCGCAGCCAAGGCCGTTGCCGGCGCTGTCAGGACGACTCTTGGTCCGAAGGGCATGGATAAGATGCTCGTCGACACCATCGGCGATGTCGTCATCACGAACGATGGCGTGACCATCCTCAAGGAAATGGACATCGAGCACCCGGCCGCCAAGATGATGGTCGAGGTCGCGAAGACTCAGGACGACGAGGTCGGCGACGGTACCACCACCGCAGTCGTCGTGGCCGGCGAGCTTCTCAAGCGCGCCGAGGACCTCCTCGAGCAGGACGTCCACCCGACAGTCATCGCCCACGGCTACCGGATGGCGGCCGAGAAGGCGATCGAGATCGTCAGAGAACTTGCCATCGACGTCAAGCCCGGCGACTCCGAGATCCTCATGAAGATCGCGGGTACCGCCATGACGGGCAAGGGCGCAGAGGCCGCAAAGGACAAGCTCTGTGACCTCGTTGTCAGGGCCGTCACCATGGTCGCCGACGAAGACGGCACCATCGACACCGACTACGTGAAGATCGAGAAGAAGGTCGGCGGTTCCATCGAGGACTCCGCAATTGTCGAAGGCATGCTCATCGACAAGGAGCGTGTCCACCCGGCAATGCCGAAGAAGGTCGAAGACGCAAAGATCCTCCTCCTCAACGCCGCAGTCGAGTTCAAGAAGACCGAAGTCGACGCCGAGATCAACATCACGAGCCCCGACCAGCTCCAGATGTTCCTCGACGAGGAAGAGCGGATGATCCGGAACATCGTCGACAAGATCGTTGCCTCCGGTGCAAACGTCCTCTTCTGCCAGAAGGGCATTGACGACATCGCCCAGCACTACCTTGCGAAGGCCGGTGTCTTTGCCGCTCGCCGCGTGAAGAAGTCCGACATGGAGAAGCTCTCCCGTGCAACCGGTGCGAACCTTGTCTCCTCCGTCGACGCCATCACCCCCGAGGAACTTGGCTTTGCCGGTATCGTCGAGGAGAGGAAGGTCTCTGGCGAAGACATGACCTTCGTCGAGAAGTGCAAGAACCCGAAGGCGGTCTCCATCATCATCAAGGGCGGCACCGAGCACGTCGTCGACGAGCTTGACCGCGCTATGGAGGACGCCCTCCGTGTCGTCGAAGTCGCTCTCCGCGACAAGAAGTTCGTCGCCGGCGGCGGCTCCCCCGAGGTCGAACTCTCCCTGCGGCTCCGCGAGTACGCTGCAACTGTCGGTGGCCGGGCTCAGCTCGCCATTGAGTCCTTCGCGAATGCCCTCGAGATCATCCCGAGGACCCTCGCCGAGAACGCCGGTCTCGACCCGATCGACACCCTTGTCGAACTCCGTGCGGCCCATGAGAAGGGCCAGAAGACCGCGGGCCTCGATGTCTACTCCGGCAAGGCCGGCGACATGCTCGAGAAGGGCGTCGTCGAGCCCCTGCGCGTGAAGACCCAGGCACTCAACTCGGCCGCCGAGGCTGCCATCATGATCCTCAGGATCGACGACGTCATCGCCTCCTCCAAGTCTGCCGGCCCCTCACCCGAGGAAATGGCAGCCATGGGCGGCGGCATGGGTGGCATGGGCGGCATGCCCCCGATGTAA
- a CDS encoding chemotaxis protein CheW, translated as MANVDVVEFEFTGERYALDIALAREIVEMVPITPVPRAPPHIAGIINLRGEITTVLNLSTILGIPEGERREHQKIIILVAEAAGGSNVGIIVDDVLAVMQVSEDEVEKMDESLARDAYVKGIIKVTDRTAEDEAIKNLIIWVDMAKVLEQINGHGA; from the coding sequence GTGGCAAACGTAGATGTAGTGGAATTCGAATTTACCGGGGAGCGCTATGCCCTCGACATCGCGCTCGCCCGCGAGATCGTCGAGATGGTGCCGATCACACCGGTGCCGCGGGCCCCCCCGCACATCGCCGGGATCATCAACCTGAGGGGAGAGATCACGACCGTTCTGAACCTCTCGACCATCCTCGGCATCCCCGAGGGGGAGAGGCGGGAACACCAGAAGATCATCATCCTCGTCGCCGAGGCCGCAGGCGGGTCAAATGTCGGGATCATCGTCGACGATGTCCTCGCAGTGATGCAGGTCTCCGAGGATGAGGTCGAGAAGATGGACGAGTCCCTTGCACGCGATGCCTACGTGAAGGGGATCATCAAGGTGACAGACAGGACGGCAGAGGACGAGGCCATCAAGAACCTGATCATCTGGGTCGACATGGCAAAGGTGCTCGAACAGATAAACGGGCACGGGGCCTGA
- a CDS encoding methyl-accepting chemotaxis protein yields the protein MANGKQDKIEAILERALDGDFSTRVDIDQVPDEFKPLGKMVNRAIVKMEEAEKLKKRADAFVKDNPQAIAVLAGDKHRLDLNKQYEKAWHGTYDELMAKKLYDFNIKTTGDDFYASFETRKLAISDMEITWEDNTKSYLRLFQVPILDENGEIDVNYYIYQDNTQLVNKELEAKERARLLAGSAEELKHAMNEMAKGDLTARVSIEENDPIRDLKLNYRNSREGVRAVLQQIAGVGEKVTANTEETSRSAEEIARAIEQVASKSQQTSEGAKTQLENLEEVARAMSDLSASIEEIASTSQEVLATTESAVQIGDEAEGLGREATTKMQAVERITKEGVEEFSRLNEEMREISKIVKLINDISNQTNLLALNAAIEAARAGEHGRGFAVVAGEVRNLAGESKTATNHIEDLISSIQTKSEKTAKDLQAAFDEIQGGIESVDRTIGALNRIVSASKEAHGSVSEIAKATEDQATSTNKVMERMDRTTGMTKETMSRIEDMAALAEEVSASAEEVGSGAQEVATMATEMKGALDHFKLA from the coding sequence ATGGCAAACGGAAAACAGGACAAGATTGAGGCAATCCTGGAACGCGCACTCGACGGGGATTTTTCGACCCGCGTCGACATCGACCAGGTGCCTGACGAGTTCAAACCTCTGGGAAAAATGGTGAACCGTGCCATCGTAAAGATGGAAGAGGCAGAAAAACTGAAGAAACGGGCCGACGCCTTCGTGAAAGACAACCCGCAGGCGATCGCCGTCCTTGCCGGCGACAAGCACCGCCTCGACCTCAACAAGCAGTACGAGAAGGCCTGGCACGGCACCTACGACGAACTGATGGCGAAGAAACTCTACGACTTTAATATCAAGACCACGGGAGACGACTTCTACGCCTCCTTCGAGACCAGGAAACTCGCCATCTCTGACATGGAGATCACCTGGGAAGACAATACAAAATCATATCTCCGCCTCTTCCAGGTACCCATCCTCGACGAGAACGGGGAGATCGATGTCAACTATTACATCTACCAGGACAACACGCAGCTTGTCAACAAGGAACTGGAGGCCAAGGAGAGGGCACGCCTCCTTGCCGGAAGTGCCGAGGAACTGAAGCATGCAATGAACGAGATGGCGAAGGGCGACCTCACGGCCAGGGTCTCGATCGAGGAGAACGACCCGATCCGCGACCTCAAACTCAACTACCGGAACTCCCGCGAGGGAGTCAGGGCAGTCCTGCAGCAGATCGCCGGTGTCGGCGAGAAGGTCACGGCCAACACCGAGGAGACAAGCAGGAGTGCCGAGGAGATTGCACGGGCAATCGAGCAGGTGGCCTCCAAGAGCCAGCAGACCTCAGAGGGCGCAAAAACTCAGCTCGAAAATCTCGAAGAGGTCGCCAGGGCGATGTCAGACCTCTCCGCCTCGATCGAGGAGATCGCAAGCACCTCCCAGGAGGTACTCGCAACGACCGAGTCCGCAGTGCAGATCGGCGACGAGGCAGAGGGCCTCGGCCGTGAGGCGACCACCAAGATGCAGGCGGTCGAGAGGATCACAAAGGAGGGAGTCGAAGAGTTCTCGCGGCTGAACGAGGAGATGCGCGAGATCTCCAAGATCGTGAAGCTCATCAACGACATATCCAACCAGACGAACCTTCTCGCCCTCAACGCCGCGATCGAAGCGGCACGGGCAGGCGAACATGGACGGGGCTTTGCCGTCGTCGCAGGCGAGGTCAGGAACCTCGCCGGCGAGTCGAAGACCGCTACCAACCACATCGAAGACCTCATCTCCTCCATCCAGACAAAGAGCGAGAAGACCGCAAAAGATCTCCAGGCAGCCTTCGACGAGATCCAGGGTGGGATTGAGAGCGTGGACCGGACGATCGGGGCCCTGAACCGTATCGTCTCCGCCTCCAAGGAGGCGCACGGAAGTGTCTCCGAGATCGCCAAGGCGACCGAAGACCAGGCGACATCCACGAACAAGGTGATGGAGAGGATGGACAGGACGACCGGCATGACCAAGGAGACGATGTCCCGGATCGAAGACATGGCCGCGCTTGCCGAGGAGGTCTCGGCCTCGGCCGAGGAGGTCGGCAGCGGCGCACAGGAGGTCGCCACCATGGCGACGGAGATGAAAGGCGCTCTCGACCACTTCAAGCTGGCATAA